Proteins encoded within one genomic window of Spirochaetales bacterium:
- a CDS encoding GtrA family protein: MKTIKSLINSTFFNFAGVGLLGVLSNSTIFFIFVDLLKLPPNAVAVAAFLAVTVQNYTLNHFWTFRGVTAGQKLSLYGWFKFLLSSLAGFGVYLLVLNGVLYFFNPPFKVIAHLCGVGTGVVFNYFGSRLFVFRRKKPVEKTGTDGNPDVSGRQDTQ; this comes from the coding sequence ATGAAAACGATAAAATCCCTCATCAACTCGACATTTTTTAATTTTGCCGGTGTCGGTTTGCTCGGGGTCCTTTCGAACAGCACGATTTTTTTCATCTTCGTCGACCTCCTGAAACTTCCCCCGAATGCCGTCGCCGTCGCCGCATTTCTTGCCGTGACCGTGCAGAATTACACGTTGAATCACTTCTGGACCTTCAGGGGGGTCACTGCGGGACAAAAACTCTCTTTGTACGGCTGGTTCAAATTCCTTCTTTCATCTTTGGCCGGGTTCGGCGTGTATCTGCTTGTCCTTAACGGGGTTCTTTACTTTTTCAATCCGCCGTTCAAGGTGATCGCCCACCTCTGCGGGGTCGGGACCGGGGTTGTCTTCAATTATTTCGGGTCGCGGCTGTTTGTGTTCAGAAGAAAGAAACCGGTCGAGAAAACAGGAACGGACGGGAACCCGGATGTCTCAGGGAGACAGGATACTCAATAA